One Brassica napus cultivar Da-Ae chromosome A1, Da-Ae, whole genome shotgun sequence genomic region harbors:
- the LOC106359607 gene encoding F-box/kelch-repeat protein At1g57790 isoform X2 has protein sequence MSMEIAKEKAENQTWRDLPLELLISVMTNLEIDDNVRASAVCKPWYEAAVSVRITDQPPWLMYFPKSRNSFEFYNPSNSKRHTKELPKSLAGSKVRYSKDGWLLMCKSISTDFVLFNPFTMDLVVLPDLELWHGYQLVGFSCAPTSSDCVVLIIKDYDPGHVTIRTWSPGETTWTSMHVSSQFLDAKRNYVVFSNGLFYCLNLRNSLAVFDPSLRTWNVLDIPPPVCPVHIDDESWYEGKFMVGYKGDVSLVCTFGNAEPLVFKLDLTLRVWVKKENIGSLTIFGSINSCESRTYVHEGMLRNSIYFPKLCDNENRCVTYSFDEGRYHPRREHNVNWGKQRSSENIWIEPPENALELI, from the coding sequence ATGAGCATGGAGATTGCAAAAGAAAAGGCTGAGAATCAAACTTGGAGAGACCTTCCCTTGGAGCTTCTCATCTCTGTAATGACTAATCTTGAAATCGATGACAACGTACGTGCTTCTGCCGTATGCAAACCTTGGTACGAGGCAGCAGTGTCTGTTAGAATCACAGACCAGCCTCCTTGGCTCATGTACTTCCCTAAATCAAGAAACTCTTTCGAGTTTTACAATCCATCAAACTCCAAGAGACATACAAAGGAGCTGCCTAAATCATTAGCTGGCTCTAAAGTGCGTTACTCTAAAGACGGGTGGCTCCTTATGTGCAAAAGCATTTCAACAGATTTCGTCTTGTTCAATCCATTTACTATGGATCTTGTGGTCTTGCCTGATCTTGAGCTGTGGCATGGTTACCAGTTAGTGGGATTCTCTTGTGCTCCTACGTCAAGCGATTGTGTGGTGTTAATCATCAAAGACTATGATCCAGGCCATGTTACAATCCGTACATGGAGTCCGGGTGAAACCACGTGGACTTCAATGCACGTCTCGTCTCAGTTTCTTGATGCTAAACGTAACTATGTTGTCTTCTCGAATGGTTTGTTTTACTGCCTCAACTTAAGAAACAGCCTCGCGGTTTTTGATCCATCTTTACGGACGTGGAATGTCCTTGACATACCGCCACCAGTATGTCCTGTTCACATTGATGATGAGAGTTGGTATGAAGGAAAGTTCATGGTGGGTTACAAAGGAGACGTATCTCTCGTATGTACATTTGGAAATGCAGAGCCTTTGGTGTTTAAACTCGATCTTACACTACGTGTTTGGGTGAAGAAGGAAAATATTGGTAGTTTGACGATCTTTGGGAGTATTAATTCATGTGAATCGAGGACGTATGTCCATGAGGGGATGCTGAGGAACAGTATCTACTTTCCTAAGTTATGTGACAATGAGAACCGGTGCGTAACTTATTCGTTTGATGAAGGGCGATACCATCCGCGGCGTGAGCACAATGTTAATTGGGGAAAGCAACGATCTTCTGAGAACATTTGGATCGAGCCTCCTGAGAACGCTTTGGAGCTAATCTAA
- the LOC106359607 gene encoding F-box/kelch-repeat protein At1g57790 isoform X1: MRLNQTPIALSFHPSNLSGRRKKIKLRSSNMSMEIAKEKAENQTWRDLPLELLISVMTNLEIDDNVRASAVCKPWYEAAVSVRITDQPPWLMYFPKSRNSFEFYNPSNSKRHTKELPKSLAGSKVRYSKDGWLLMCKSISTDFVLFNPFTMDLVVLPDLELWHGYQLVGFSCAPTSSDCVVLIIKDYDPGHVTIRTWSPGETTWTSMHVSSQFLDAKRNYVVFSNGLFYCLNLRNSLAVFDPSLRTWNVLDIPPPVCPVHIDDESWYEGKFMVGYKGDVSLVCTFGNAEPLVFKLDLTLRVWVKKENIGSLTIFGSINSCESRTYVHEGMLRNSIYFPKLCDNENRCVTYSFDEGRYHPRREHNVNWGKQRSSENIWIEPPENALELI, encoded by the exons ATGCGATTAAATCAAACCCCAATCGCTCTCTCCTTTCACCCTTCAAACTTAagtggaagaagaaagaaaataaagttgagatc ATCCAATATGAGCATGGAGATTGCAAAAGAAAAGGCTGAGAATCAAACTTGGAGAGACCTTCCCTTGGAGCTTCTCATCTCTGTAATGACTAATCTTGAAATCGATGACAACGTACGTGCTTCTGCCGTATGCAAACCTTGGTACGAGGCAGCAGTGTCTGTTAGAATCACAGACCAGCCTCCTTGGCTCATGTACTTCCCTAAATCAAGAAACTCTTTCGAGTTTTACAATCCATCAAACTCCAAGAGACATACAAAGGAGCTGCCTAAATCATTAGCTGGCTCTAAAGTGCGTTACTCTAAAGACGGGTGGCTCCTTATGTGCAAAAGCATTTCAACAGATTTCGTCTTGTTCAATCCATTTACTATGGATCTTGTGGTCTTGCCTGATCTTGAGCTGTGGCATGGTTACCAGTTAGTGGGATTCTCTTGTGCTCCTACGTCAAGCGATTGTGTGGTGTTAATCATCAAAGACTATGATCCAGGCCATGTTACAATCCGTACATGGAGTCCGGGTGAAACCACGTGGACTTCAATGCACGTCTCGTCTCAGTTTCTTGATGCTAAACGTAACTATGTTGTCTTCTCGAATGGTTTGTTTTACTGCCTCAACTTAAGAAACAGCCTCGCGGTTTTTGATCCATCTTTACGGACGTGGAATGTCCTTGACATACCGCCACCAGTATGTCCTGTTCACATTGATGATGAGAGTTGGTATGAAGGAAAGTTCATGGTGGGTTACAAAGGAGACGTATCTCTCGTATGTACATTTGGAAATGCAGAGCCTTTGGTGTTTAAACTCGATCTTACACTACGTGTTTGGGTGAAGAAGGAAAATATTGGTAGTTTGACGATCTTTGGGAGTATTAATTCATGTGAATCGAGGACGTATGTCCATGAGGGGATGCTGAGGAACAGTATCTACTTTCCTAAGTTATGTGACAATGAGAACCGGTGCGTAACTTATTCGTTTGATGAAGGGCGATACCATCCGCGGCGTGAGCACAATGTTAATTGGGGAAAGCAACGATCTTCTGAGAACATTTGGATCGAGCCTCCTGAGAACGCTTTGGAGCTAATCTAA